In Candidatus Manganitrophus morganii, the genomic window CTCTGTTCAACTGCTCTCGCGCGAGCTGGAAGACCACCCGAGCGCCAAGGTTCACAGGTGGCTTCATGGGGTGCAACACGCCAACAACTTGATGACGCAGATGGTCGGCCAGCTGTTGCATTCCTCGTCGACGGCCGAGCTGAAATTGGTTTGCTCCAAATTCGATTTGGCGACGTTGGTGCGGAACGCGTGCCAGCTTTATCAACGCATTGCCGACGAGAAGAATATCGGCATGACCGTCGAAACGAGCCTGAAAGAGGCCGCCGTCTGGGCCGACGGGGTGGCGCTCGCCGCCGTTCTCGACAACCTGCTGTCGAATGCCGTCAAGTATTCGCCGCCGGGCAAGCAGATCTTCGTCCGGCTCGTTTCCGAGTCGGGATCTCTGGTTTGCAGCGTGATCGATCAAGGTCCCGGGTTGAGTATGGAAGATCAGGCGAGGTTATACCGGAAGGGGGTCCGGTTGAGCGCCGTGCCGACGGGAGGGGAGCCGTCGACCGGATATGGTCTGGCCGTCGCCAAGGAGTTGATCAATCAGCTCGGGGGTGAGCTTTGGTGTGTAAGCCGGCTCGGAGAGGGAGCCTGTTTCAGTTTTCGCCTGCCGCTTTATGTGGAAAATAAGCACGGCCCTTCTCAATCGAAGACCGACTCAAAAATTCCGGCATCGTAATCCATTGTGGTGTGTCCCGCCTTACCGCACATTCAAAATCCGTGCGTGAAATATTTTTTTATCGTATTGTAATGCCGACCCCCCTTGTTCCCTTCATGCTTTCTTAAATAGGATGAATCATTGTTCCATTGGCGTGCGTCATCCTCAATCGTTAGCCAACTTACCGTCTCGGCAGTTACCACTTTATAATCTTCGGAAGGTGATATCCGCGAAGGGAATGACCTGCTTGAGCGTGGACGCGATCTCGGTTCGCGGCCCTGGCCCAATCGACTCTTTACTTCGGAGCAACCCCCATGAAAGCGATTACCGTAGAGCCTAAAAAGCCCGGAACCGCCCGGTTCGAAGAGATTCCGGAGCCCGATGCGGGAGAGGGCTCGGTCTTGGTTGAAGCGGTGGCCGTCGGTGTTTGTGGAACAGACGTCGAGATCGTCGAGGGGAAATACGGCTGGGCGCCTCCGGGAAAGACGCGTCTGGTGCTGGGACATGAATCGCTCGGCCGCATCATTGATCCGGGTGCGAGCCGTTCACTCAAAAAGGGAGACCTGGTGGTCGGGGTTGTCCGCCGTCCGGACCCGGTTCCCTGCCCCAATTGTGCGGTGGGCGAATCGGACATGTGCCGCAACAGCCAGTACACCGAGCGAGGGATTAAAGAAATCGACGGATTTATGTCGGAACGATGGCGGATCGAGCCCGAATATGTCATGAAGATCGACCCCTCCCTGGGGATCCTCGGCGTGCTGATCGAGCCGACGACGGTGATCACGAAAGCGTTGGAGCAGGTTGTCACGATAGGGCAACGCAGTTTCTGGGAACCGAAGACCGCGCTGGTCACCGGCGCGGGTCCGAAAGGTCGGAGAGGGAGGCATCCTCTGCCTTGCCGGAGTCGGATCGGGCGGGATCGCGACCCGGGCCGTCGGCGATGTCGCGGCGGGGGCGGTCCTGAAGAACAATGTGATCGTCGGCAGCGTGAATGCGAACAAGCGCCACTGGTACAAAGCATCCAAAGCGCTGGCTCGCGCGGACCGGAAGTGGCTGAGCCGCCTGATTACACGCCGTGAAAAGCCGGAGCATTTCAATCAGGCTCTGGAGAGAAAACCGAACGACATCAAGGTCGTCATCCAGTTTTCTGATATTTGAAGGAGAAAATGAATATGGCTCTCAAAGAGGACAAACCCGCAACCGCATCCCGGAATCGGGCGAACAGCGGCCAACGCATCACCTACCGGAATGGTCTCCGATTACTTTAACGCCGGAACATCGAAAAAGAATCCCTTCGATCTCTTGGACGGTTCGGGAAGGATCCTCTCCGTTCCGCCGGGGCGGCCGACGTCGCTCCGCTTCCTTGCCTGGATCGGCTTGGCGGTTCTAATTACATTCATCGCCACGGAGGGTCGCGCACAAGAGCTGGAGCCAAGAGCCTATGCAAACACACCGGTCGGTTTGAATTTCCTGATCGTGGGCGACAGCTACTTGACGGGAAGTGTTCTAACCGATCCTTCACTGCCGTTAAAAGACGCTGAACTCCGGGCGCAGATGCCGTTAATTGCGTACGCAAGATCGCTCGATTGGTGGGGCAAGTCGGGGAAAGTCAACGCAGTGTTGCCGTATGCCTGCGCCTCGGGATCGGCCGAGTTTAATGGGGAGAAGGTGACGCGAGATGTCTGTGGATGGGCCGATCCCAGGGTGAAGCTCTCGGTCAATCTTTACGGCGCCCCCGCGCTGTCGCTGAAGGAGTTCCCCGGCTACAAACAAGATTTGATCGTCGGAGCCGGCTTGCAGATCGGCCTTCCCCTCGGCCAGTACGATGACGACAAGCTCTTGAACATCGGGACCCACCGTTGGTCGATCAAGCCCGAAGTCGGCCTGTCGAAGGCGATCGGGCCGCTGACGCTGGAGCTGATCTTGGGAGCCACTTTTTACACCGACAACAACTCTTTTTTGGGAGACAAGCAACGAAAGCAAGATCCGCTTTATTCCCTTCAAGGGCACCTCATTCATGGTTTCCGCTCCGGAATATGGCTCGCATTGAACGCAACGACCTATCGAGGGGGACGGACCACGATCGACGGCGTTCGAAGCGACGATTCTCAGCAGAATACCCGCTTGGGGGCGACCTTTTCCCTGCCGGTCAACCGACACAACTCGATTAAGTTGAACGCCAGCAGCGGCGTCATGACCCGTAGCGGCGGCGACTTCAAGCTGATCGGCGCCGTCTGGCAATACCGGTGGGGAGGAGGACTCTAGTTTAATAAGCCTCCGGCACCGTAGCCCGTTGGGATGTGTCCCCCCATACAATCGATTCAACGTATTCAAAATGCGTGCGCAAAATGTTTTTCGAACACAGTGTAAGGCCGACCCCTCTTGTCACCTGCATCTTCTCCCAAATAGAATGAGTCATTGTTCCATCAATGCGGATGATCTTCAATCGTGAGCCAACCGACCATCCGCATGGGTACCTGATTAAACCTTTCGCGCGATAAGCGACCGTCATTTCCATAGAGCTTTAAGGGGAACGTCCCCTCTTACATTCACGTCTGGAACGTCCGATGCATCGGCGACGTCGCGATCTGTTCATCGCGTCCATGCGTCGTCTCCACTGCAGATGCTCAGACGCGGGACGGCGAGCCTTCCGACCGATCAGGAGAGGGGCCGGTTTAAAGAGAACAGATCGCGCACCGGCAGAGGTAGAAGGAAAGCCGTTCGGAGAGAGGATGTTGATCAAGGCATTGAACGAAGCCATGCAAAGGAGATCGGGGAGATGAAAAGCAAACACGCGGGATTGCATGCGATGAAGCAGCCGGGAACAACCGGGGCGGCGGCCGAAACCCCCGCCGATTTCCCATCGATTGACCTGAAGGATTTTTTCTCGGCCTCCGAAGCGCGTGTGGATCGGTGGCGCAGCCTGCACCGGCTCGCAAAGGCATCGGCCGACGGAGGCGATTCTCGGATCGATTCCTTGAGAAGGGGGGCCGAAGTGCTTCTCGCTTCGATGCAGCCGATCGAAGATCTTTGCGCTTTCCCCGGTCCTCGCCTCATGGAGCAGGTGCACGACCGGATCCGAACCGGCGACTGGACCGGCTTTCTGCGCCTCGCGCAGCGGATCAGCTTCGCGCTCCTCTCCAACAGCTACCGGGATGATCCAAAGGCGTGGGAGATCGATGAGGAAGGCGAAGCCCACGCCCCGGAGATTCTCCCGCCGTCGATCGGACGCGGCCGGAGCCGTCGCCCTTATTTTGAAATCCTTATGGTCTCTCCGAGCGAACGCGCCTCCTGGCCGGAGCTCCGGCAAGTTTTCCACCGCCTGAGACGGGAGCACGACGAATTCATTTACGAGCCGGTCATTGTCGGCAGCCTCGAGGATGCGCTTTTGGCCGTCATTTTTAACTTCAACCTCCAGTCGGTCGTGATCAGCGACGGCTTCCGGTTCGCCTCCGAGTACACGGTGCCGGTCCTCCGTGAAATTCTTCAATGGCATGTTCGAATCGAAGATGCCGGCCGCGACGGCGATCTCGGCACGACACTGGCTCGCCTGATCCGCCGCGTGCGTCCGGAAATCGACCTCTACCTGGTCACCGACCGCGACGTCGGAAAGTTGGCGGGGTCGGACGAAGCCGCGCCGATCCGCCGCGTCTTTTACGGTGTGGAGGAGCCGATGGAGATCCACTTGAGCCTCCTCGAAGGGATCCAGGAGCGTTATACCACCCCCTACTTCGATAACCTGAAACGTTACGCCCAGCGTCCGGTCGGAACGTTTCATGCCCTGCCGGTGGCGAGAGGCAAGTCGATCTTCAAGTCGAACTGGATCCGGGACATGGGGGAATTCTACGGCGCGAATCTCTTTCTCGCCGAGTCCTCCGCCACCACCGGGGGACTCGACAGCCTCTTGGAGCCGACGGGGAACATCAAGCTTGCCCAGGATGCCTCGGCCCGCGCCTTCGGCGGCGACCGAACCTTCTTCGTCACCAACGGCACCTCCACCTCCAACAAGATCGTCCACCAGGCGTTGCTCAAACCGGGGGAGATCGTCCTGATCGATCGCGACTGCCACAAGTCCCACCACTACGGGATCGTGTTGGCCGGCGCGCAGCCGCTCTACATCGATGCCTATCCGCTCCCGCAGTATTCGATGTACGGCAGCCTCCCGATCAAACCGATCAAGCAGGCGCTGCTGCGGCTGAAGGCGGAAGGGAAGCTCGACCGGGCCAAGATGCTGGTCCTCACCAACTGCACCTTCGACGGGCATGTCGCCAACGTGAAGCGGACGATGCTCGAGTGCCTCGCCATCAAACCCGATCTGATCTTCCTCTGGGACGAAGCGTGGTTCGGCTTCGCCCGCTTTTCCCCCTTTTTGCGCCGGCGCACCGCGATGGGGGCCGCCGCCGACCTGCGCGGGATGATGCGCGACCCGGCGTACCGGAAGGGTTACGACGCGTTCAAAAAACAGGTCGGTGAACTCGATCCCAACGATCCGCGTCTTCTCGAGATGTCGCTGCTGCCCGACCCCGACAAGGTCCGGATTCGGGTGTATGAGACCGACTCGGTCCACAAATCGATGTCCTCTCTGCGTCAAGGCTCGATCATCGTCGTCGCCGACCAGGATTTTCACAAGGTCGAGGCGGCCTTCAAAGAGGCTTTCTTTACCCATACATCGACATCGCCCAACCTTCAGATCATCGCCACCCTCGACGTCGCGCGGCGGCAGATGGAACTGGAGGGGTATGAGCTGGTGGGGCGCGCGACGCAGCTTGCCATCGAGGTTCGGCGCGAAATCAACAGCCATCCCCTCATCGCCAAGTACTTCCGCGCCGCAACACCGGCCGAGATGATCCCGGCCGAATACCGCCGGTCTGACATGGCCGACTACGGGGCGCCCGGATGGACGATGGCCGACACGATCAAGGCGCTCGACGACGATGAGTTTTTTCTCGACCCGACGCGGATCACGCTGCTGTGCGGCCGCGCCGGCTACGACGGGACCCAGTTCAAGGCGCTGCTGGCGAGCGAATACGACATCCAGATCAACAAGACCTCGCGCAACAGCGTCCTGGTCCAGATCAACATCAACAACACCCGCAGCGATCTGGCGCATCTCATCAAGGCCCTGGCCGACATGGCGCGCAAGATCGACCAGCGGCTTCAGGAGGGGGGCGAGGCGGAGCGGACGGCCTTCCAAGCGCGGGTCCAGTCGCTGGTGGAAGAGGTCCCCGACCTGCCCGATTTCAGCGCTTTCCACGACGCCTTCCGCGACGACCCCAAGAGCGCCACCAAAGAAGGGTCTATCCGGGCGGCGTATTACATGGCCTACGACGCCGAGAACTGCGAGTACATCCATCTCAACAGCAAGCAGATCGACGACCGGCTGAAGAACGGGCCGCCGTTGGTCTCGGCCAAATTCGTTATTCCTTACCCCCCCGGCTTTCCGATCATGGTGCCGGGCCAGGTCATTACGCAGGAGACGATCACGTTTATGCGGAAGTTGGACGTCAAAGAGATTCACGGTTTCAATGCCGTCAAAGGTCTCGAACTGCTCAGGGCCGATGCGCTGGCGAGGCACAAGAAGAACGGCCGTCTTTAGGGGAGGTCGTTTCCATGCACGCATGGATTAACGAACCCGGCATGTTGACTCAATGCCGGATGTGGAAAGGAACGATATGGATTGGCTGGTTGAAACGTTTAGAGCGTACCCTGAGTTGGCGATCTTCCTCACACTGGCCCTCGGATATTGGGTCGGAAAGTTCAAATTCGGCAGCTTTACGCTCGGCGCGGTGACCGGGACGCTCCTGGTCGGCGTCGTCGTGGGGCAAATGCAGATCGAGATTTCGCCGAATGTGAAATCGGTCTTTTTTCTCATGTTTCTCTTCGCCGTCGGTTATGGCGTCGGCCCGCAGTTTGTCAGGGGCTTGAAGAGCGACGGCCTCCCGCAGGTGACCTTCGCCGTCCTCCAGTGCCTCGTCTCGTTGTTGACCGTCTTCGGCGTTGCGAAGTTCCTCGGGCTCAACGCCGGCCTGGCGGCCGGGCTTCTCTCCGGATCCCAAACCATCTCGGCGGTCCTCGGCGTGGCGACCGACGCGATCAACCGGCTGGGGACCTCCCCGGAAGAGAAGGAAGCGCTGATCAATGCCATGCCGGTCGCCTACGCCGTGACCTATCTCTTCGGCACCGCCGGGTCGGCGTGGCTCCTCGCCTCGATCGGGCCGAAGATCCTGAGGGTCGATCTTCCGGCCGAATGCAAGAAGCTCGAAGAGAAGATGGGGGGATGGGGAGACGCCGAGGCGGGGGTCGCATCGGCGGCCAAAAAGTTTGATGTCCGCGCCTACCGGGTGACAAACGAACGGTTCCATAACAAGACCGTCGCGGAGCTGGAGGCCGACGCCCTGAAACAGGAGCTCC contains:
- a CDS encoding alcohol dehydrogenase catalytic domain-containing protein: MKAITVEPKKPGTARFEEIPEPDAGEGSVLVEAVAVGVCGTDVEIVEGKYGWAPPGKTRLVLGHESLGRIIDPGASRSLKKGDLVVGVVRRPDPVPCPNCAVGESDMCRNSQYTERGIKEIDGFMSERWRIEPEYVMKIDPSLGILGVLIEPTTVITKALEQVVTIGQRSFWEPKTALVTGAGPKGRRGRHPLPCRSRIGRDRDPGRRRCRGGGGPEEQCDRRQRECEQAPLVQSIQSAGSRGPEVAEPPDYTP
- a CDS encoding transporter, which codes for MVSDYFNAGTSKKNPFDLLDGSGRILSVPPGRPTSLRFLAWIGLAVLITFIATEGRAQELEPRAYANTPVGLNFLIVGDSYLTGSVLTDPSLPLKDAELRAQMPLIAYARSLDWWGKSGKVNAVLPYACASGSAEFNGEKVTRDVCGWADPRVKLSVNLYGAPALSLKEFPGYKQDLIVGAGLQIGLPLGQYDDDKLLNIGTHRWSIKPEVGLSKAIGPLTLELILGATFYTDNNSFLGDKQRKQDPLYSLQGHLIHGFRSGIWLALNATTYRGGRTTIDGVRSDDSQQNTRLGATFSLPVNRHNSIKLNASSGVMTRSGGDFKLIGAVWQYRWGGGL
- a CDS encoding HAMP domain-containing histidine kinase; this translates as MTKHKQDVITSINTAKANLEQALIDVEHLPSFDPGAFRFAAHAMGNYLAVVQGSVQLLSRELEDHPSAKVHRWLHGVQHANNLMTQMVGQLLHSSSTAELKLVCSKFDLATLVRNACQLYQRIADEKNIGMTVETSLKEAAVWADGVALAAVLDNLLSNAVKYSPPGKQIFVRLVSESGSLVCSVIDQGPGLSMEDQARLYRKGVRLSAVPTGGEPSTGYGLAVAKELINQLGGELWCVSRLGEGACFSFRLPLYVENKHGPSQSKTDSKIPAS